The stretch of DNA TACTGCTGCTCAATggtttgaacacacacacacacaagaacgTTTGCTCaacctccctctctctctcacacacacatcttaTAGGTAGAAGAAGCGCGCGTCAGTTCAGATTCGGTGCCGCAGTTTATCTACACTACACATCTCCAAGCTGAGAAGTTGCGAGAAAGACACGCGAGTACTTGCTGTTTTtactaaattgttttttttgcgcATCcatacatttgatcaatttgagGATAACAGAAATAATCTTAACTGAAAGGCAGCAAGCGAAGTTGTCGATCTATGGAGCGCCACGGCGAACGTGTGGAAACAGACCCGCGCGAAACTTAAGACATCCTTCTAGCTTGCTTATCTAACAATTGTGGCTCGCGCATCATGTCTACGATCAGGCGAAAATTCGGCGAAGACTATCAGGTGGTGAACACCAACCGGGCTATGTCCTTTTCTGCCCCGGCCAAAAGAAAGCGCCAGAGGTTCGTGGAGAAAAACGGGCGCTGCAATGTCCAGCACGGTAACCTTGGCGGCGAGACCAGTAGGTACATCTCTGACCTCTTCACCACACTCGTGGACCTCAAGTGGCGCTGGAACATGCTCATTTTCCTTTTAACGTACACAGTCGCGTGGCTTATCATGGCATCTATGTGGTGGATCATCGCGTACATCCGCGGGGACCTCGGCCACGGCCACGACGAATCGTACACGCCGTGCGTCGCCAACGTTTACAACTTTCCCTCCGCTTTCCTGTTCTTCATCGAGACTGAGGCGACTATAGGCTACGGGTACCGATACATAACGGAGAAGTGCCCGGAGGGCATCATACTTTTCCTGTTCCAGTCGTTGCTGGGCTCGATCGTGGACGCGTTTCTCATCGGCTGTATGTTCATTAAGATGTCTCAGCCCAAGAAACGCGCAGAGACCCTCATGTTCAGCCAGGACGCGGTTATCTCACAACGGGACGGGAAGCTCTGCCTCATGTTTAGGGTCGGGAATCTCAGGAATAGCCACATGGTGTCGGCGCAGATCAGGTGCAAGCTCATTAAGGTAGTGCTTTCTGTAGAAAATACTATTAATGTCAATAGATCACGtgtggtgtgtttgtgtttgcgcACAGGTTTTAAGAGCACAAAGGCGCATCTCTCAACAATGCTATAGGGAAAATATCATACATAACATTATGTTGTTGGTTCCGAGCCTAGTTAAGAGCAGTGTTGGATGTTTTGATGCTTCACGTGACATATGGGGAGGGGAGCTTGCATTGATTTTAAACAGAGCTCGCCATACTGTAAAATTGGCCAATGCCTGTTTGCACCTCTAATGTAATGCAATCCGACCTCAGCGGTCTCTGATTTGCATGGAGATCTGGTTTTCTCTCAGAACAAAGAGCAGTGACGTGCATAAATGAATTGGACACATTCCCATTCTGATTATATGGATTCCCGTGGGAAGCCTTGCGGTAAGAGTATGCTTCTTGGACATAAAGTACATTTCTTTTGGCTCGATTTAAACTGTCACTAGGAGTAGGAGAGTAACTCTTTGTAAGGTCCAAGGTCACATTGCATGACCATTGAAAGGGCAAAGATGTTATGTTGTTTAAAATTCCATGCCATTTTAAGTAATTCAAGCGAATCACATGTCCAAGCAAATGCAATGTGTTATTTCATGAGTTAACATATTACCTACCCAGCTCATCTTTCAGCTGTAATTGGTAAAACAAATAaccaaaataattataaaatacttgacagaaaatacaaaaacatgatCTGAACTGGAACACAgccaaataaaacatttttaatgaatatttttggtttgttttcagGAAAAATATCTAggcttcattaaaaaaaaaatatatagcttGAGAAAATGGATGAGATTACTATATTACATCTGGGTTTCAAGAATATATCttgcattattattgttttatttatttacctttttaacaaattgatttttttgtttttgcttttttagtTAGGTTTATACAAGTCATACGtctttttttaacacatttttgccATAACTGGAAAccaaaacaaaatactgattaaatatatatttttttacactgaACAATCTCCAAATGGCAGAATTCACCAGTGCATCCCCAGTGAGAATGATGTAAGAGTGAGAGAACATATGGGGAAAGGGCAAAGAAAATGCGCCCCAGGATTTACGATAAGCAATACACAAAACATGGGGCTGAACAGAGCGGAAAGCAGTAGACACACAGAAGGCGGCTGTTGGGGTGGGAAGCTGTGTTCTGAGAAAAGAAGAGCATGATTGACACATGGCTCTCACCACACCACAGTAGGCGCAATGCAGTGAGCACGGGATGACGGATGGTTGACTTCATAAGCACCTTCCTCCCTTCCATTTTGCCCTTTGCTCGTTACTGTCCTATTCAGAGCGctagaaaaaaacagcaacccATCTATCGCTCTCAGAGCGGCCTGCAGCGTAAGCACTCTGTCCTGCTTCTGAAATTTACAGTCTCTTTTGCTTTCCTTTACTGTTTACTATGGCTAATGCCTGAGAAGTGTTTATGCTATACAGTGTTTTTACTGGCCTGGCTGTCTTGAGAGCGTCTCAAAAAGATAATGATCAATATTTTGGAAATTAATATATTGTCAATCATTGGCATTTGCAATTGAAAGTTCTCCCTCAGGtcaaaaaagttaatttgaCGTCCATgcaatgcacacacaaacaaacaaacaaaaaaaaacatctcctGCACTCATCTGTCTAAACTGGCAACTGCATGCTGTGTTCCATAAGCTTTGACATGTTTGTTTCTACagatatttgaaagaaaaatcatGTGGACTTTTGCATGTGAAGACGATGGCCTCCCTCGAGTTTTGTGGTTAGAATGGCAGGGCTTTATAGCATCTCACTAAGGCTGAGGGATTtgacaaaaatgattaaatatcaCCAGGGACTTCATGCTGGGTACGAGCTGCGAGGAACGAAAGAGAATTTGTCTCATAGCTCCCTACCCCTGAACTCCAGGGAACTGTCTTACCTCCCCTTGCATCCTCGCTTTGAAAAAAGACGTTAAAAATTTATCTTGTCATTCCCTGTAGCAGTAGTCTTGGTTTTTGGGCATTTCCATAATATTCTTCTATAATTAAAACCACCTTTTTTGGAAGTGTTTACATCTAAATGTGTAAAGTattcactaaaatattttaattaaaaaaattagctaaatattacaattaaatttgCAAGCAAAAGccgagcaaaaaaaaaaaaaagacccctCAAAAGTTACATTAATGACATTCTGATATGTGATGTGCTTTGGGTTCACACGCATATGTGGGAAGTGCAATCCACACTTAGTTTCAGCTGCAGTCAAGGACTGTCAGCAGATATCTCTCCACTACCTTTAtcacaccagcagatgacacaTCTTGTGGTCCCCTTTGAAGGTTTTGCACTTGTGTGTTATAATTTCCTTAAAATAAGaacatttgtgtatttttttttgtgtgtgtgtgtgtgtgtgtgtgtgtgtgacagtggCACTGCATCTATACTTGTGAAAACTCTCACTCTTTTCCTGGGAACACCACTGTGATTGGTGCTCTCAGTCTGTTCACCATCTGTGGCCTTCGGCACAGGCAACCAACCCTGCTGACTTCACTGCCAATCTCTAATGTTAATATGGAAACACAAGGCTATGTGTAAAGGTAGATTAACAAACTGTGGTTGACTGAAGATGCCCTTTAAATGATTTGTGACATCCTGCACAACACTCACACTCATCCTTTAAGGTCTGGGCAATTGTATCATGCAAACTGTGTTCAGTACTGATTTTTGGGGCATGTTTGTGCTGTTAcctgatttgcataattccttCAGTGAATTCACAACAGCACAGGCAGCGTGTGCAAATAAACATTACTATCAGCACAATTAATTTTTACTTCACCCCTGAGCACCACAGGCTGAGATCTTTATCAAAAAAATCCTCTGAGGTGTATGGCGAGATTAAATGTAGTATTACAAACTCTAGTATATGAACGAAAAATTGTGAATGTGCCTTAACCGCTTATCTCACCCTGTGTTTGCTTTAGTCTCGTCAAACCCCTGAGGGAGAGTTTCTACCTTTGGATCAGCGGGAATTGGATGTGGGATTTGGAACGGGTGCTGACCAACTTTTTCTTGTCTCCCCCCTCACAATATGTCATGAGATCAATTCCAATAGCCCTTTTTTCGACCTGTCTCAGCGCTCCCTCATGAATGAGCAGTTTGAGATTGTCGTCATCCTAGAAGGCATTGTAGAAACTACAGGTTAGTATCAGACATTACCACAATGTgttaattctctctctcacacacacacacacacaaatgaaaaatatgttttgcatttgttagaGAGTTAACTACATCTTAACAATTAGAATAATGTGAAAAATGTGTAATTGCAATGCTGAGTATTACATGCACAACAACACACTGGTAACACTAGTTCTGTCTAGCAATTTGTGTTTAGCAATTACATtgtattatattcatatattctgTTTCTGTCTTTTCATTCTAATATGAATCTATGGCTTCCCTTTCAGGCATGACATGCCAGGCACGAACTTCTTACACAGAGGACGAAGTTCTGTGGGGTCACCGCTTCCTCCCCGTCATGTCACTGGAGGAGGGATTCTTCAGGGTGGATTACTCTGAGTTTCACAACACTTTTGAGGTGCCCACTCCTCCATACAGTGTGAAGGAGCAGGATGAAAAATCCTCCCTGCCCTCCCCCGGTCCTGTTCTATCACCCACATTGCTTGATGGTCATAATCGCAGAGAGCGCATCTTCTCTTTCGATGGGGTTCATCACACCGAAGAACCTGGATCCAAATTACCCAGCAAGCTCCAGCGTATGAGCTCTAAGAATGGAAAAGAGGTCCTTAAAACTGGAAGCACGCAGCCAACAGAAAAGGCCTCCAGCATGAGTGACCTGCCCCTCAGGGTGCAGCGACTCGGATCCCTGGTGGGTCAAGGGGAAGCGGAAAATCAGCTCCAGCTCAAACCTCTTAAGCTGGGTTCAGAGGCCCACACCCAGTCGGCAGGAGAACTGGAGCATCACAGACTGGTCCCAGTACCCGCTCCGGTCCCAGGGCCAAGCCTTAATCCGTTGCCTGCATCCAGTGGCCGACCGGAGGACAACCTCCCCCCAAAATTACGCAGAATGAATGCAGACCACTGAATGGGTCTTTATTTCTCACACAGAGATGAACATTGAGGCTTAGGAGGTAGATATAATTCTCAATATCATTtaatattgaataatatttatttaaaaattactatAATGTGATTCTTCTTCTCTATGCTTACGGAAGAGCCACGTCCCTTCAATTAAAATCCCTGCTTTGCCCTCAGTAATATGAGTATTGTAGATTTCCGAATTCAGTTTGAATTCAAATAAGCTTCAGctacttttaaatgattaaGCACCTTTATAGTATGAACACAAATatcacatgcatttatttatacaagttatttattaagtatttatttagagGAACGTTTACTGATGTACAGGCTTTAAATGTGTAAGGCTTTTTGTCACATTTCTGtcagcaatatatatatatatactttaaaattcaTGTTTATTGCCATCAATGTTATAAGAAATATTGGTATGTGAACTGTTTTCATCCATCTATACCAAAAGTACTGAAATAACTATTTCTTtgtcaaaacatttttcttcatttgagaatattttcaaatgtttctaATATCGTTTTATTGGAAGACACTGTGCAAAGATGAAAATTACTGTGCTTTTGAATCaacattattactattttaagaATTTCATTATTCATTTCTATGAAAcagtacaataaaaaaaataaaatataaaaacttgaaaagcaTTATTTTGGTGTTCCTGACTGGCATCTACAAGTATATCAGTTGTACTGCCCAGAAAAGCTAACAAAGGCATGAAACATTTAGTGTGTAACTGAACCTTTCAATCAGGGTATTTGCATTAGGTCCCATCTGTGTTTAGGGCCAGAGACCTGTGCATCTTATAAAGCTAACACTAATTATTATCTCCTTGGAAACCTTGAGATCTTTACCTCAGGCAGTGGGCAGAAATGAAAGTAATTGAATTTGCCTCCAAGAAAGAATAACTCAGTACAGGGACATGCCATAAACTGACATTACTCTTAATTAGATGCATGGAGGTTCTCTTAAACTGTTCACTACCCATGCAATTCATTTTTAAGGAAACACAGCAGCAGCTGGAAATGTGAAATAATAGTACAGTTTATCATGGCTGGCACACAGTAAGTCCATGCATTTAATTCCCATTAATGCAAACCataaggtaaaaataatacagaataataataaaaaataattacaaaaaattaataaatacaaaagaatTTCCTAATTCAGTCAGTGTCAACATAAATCAGTTTATATACTATATCTGCCTGAAATGGAGATTGACAAAATGCACTTGCATTAGGAAACCAATCTAATTTACAAGATTAAATTTccttatttgaaaaaatacctTTGTAATTCAATGTCTATTTCATAAACTGAATACCATGAGTTTGGGTGTAAATTCTCCATTCACTTGTTCAGGGTCATGAAGCAAATGACCAGACAAAGTGCTTTTCCATCATGATGGAGCGGACCCTCACTCTGATGGAAAGGTTATTTTCCTCTGTTTGACCGGGTGCCAAGAGACACTGCAGTCATGACTGAGACAAAATATCGATCACTGGGCGCCATCACATCAGCCTGGACAAATGTTACATCTGAATAATATCTTCTCTAGAGATGAAGCAGCATAGAAGCATATAAATGTTCTCAGAAACAGGGCAAATGGGAATCATGATCAGAGAAGTCTGATATCCTGAGTCAGTACAGCAGTTTCAACACAGTGGTCAGCATTGATAGTAAGTATCTTTAGTACATGCCCATTAGGGTCAAACAGAACCTATACAGCCAAATCAAGGTACTTTCATACTATGTACCACATATACAATGAAGAACTAGACTGTGATAATAAAGAGCactcattaaaggaatagtttacccaaaagtAAAAACTCTGTCATCATCAGTGCCGATAGCCTCGTGTGCAAGTGCACCAAGTTTGAGTCCCGGTTcacatttttgttcatacaTTGAAGGTCAATGGGCTACAATGTTATCTGGTTCCCAATgttcttttctaaataaaaagcaggtcatacatacatttttggtTATTACTTTAAGCAGGTTGGTGTGCAATATAAATACATCCACCATTTGCCTTTGACATGTAGCCTATGTTTTTGACCTATTATGTACTAACAACGACACAGAAGAAAATTATTTGGtagaaaaaaagtacaatttaaCTTGGAGGACTCTGGTTGTAAAAGCCGATGAATTTTAAATACCCAAAGAAACTGGATAAATGTTTACAGGTAAGAATTTGTtggtttgtatttttaatgtaactcaATATTACAGGTTTTAAAAAATGGCTTTGTCTTGTTGTATTGTGTTAGTTTAGCAAAATCATCTGAAGTCCATTGCAGACATAGATATTCATACATGTGTATAACTCTGGTGGCAACTTGCGCTCCGTTCCAATATGGCAGATGGCTGATGTATTGAGGCCCATAGAAACATCTGCTAATAATCCATCCACATACGTACATATCTGATTTGAACGCCCTTCTCATTTGATAAATATTCAGTATGAATATCCAACTAGCTTCTCTCCAACTCAAACTTAGATCGAATTTCCTCCACCAGCTCAAGGATAGATCTAAAATTTTAGCTACATTTTCCTGACCAGACTGCACCTTACATGTTTTACCATAGTACACTGTTTAAAACATACTAGAGCCATCTTCTCAATGAACCTGGTCCTGAGCAGCCCTGTTCTCAATTTTAATGCAGGAACAGTGTTTTTCCATTGAAGCATAATTTTCACAGTCATGCTCACCATGTGCTCTAGAACACAATTCCAGATGCTCATTAATACCTAATGAGCTCAGTAAATTCTGTGTCAAACCaaaccacaaaaacaacaaaaaaacattagcaCCTCACCATGTGAATAAGCAATGGTGAGATGATACCATAGAAAGAAAAGGAAATCGTTAGTGGAGTATCCATGTTCACATGCAATTTCTTTACACCCCTCCTGACAGAAACTCACTTTTTTCTTATTTCAATGCCAACTGCTTTAAGTACAGTCCtttgttatttttcagtatcactttgtgtaaactgtgtttGAAATGCATTCTCTGATGGCCCTTCAAGGTGGttggaaaaaaaacactgtgaAGTGTCTGCAATTCCATTTCACATCAAGCTTCCTTTCGAAAAAGGCAGAGACACAACCCTGAGCGGTCGATGACATATTTACGCTGCAGGCTTGGCCTTTGGCATTCTAGAGAAAGTGCAGCGTCAGCTATGGCCCTGAATCTTAATCAATAAAAACTGCTTTCCTCTGGGTTACAGCTTCAGTTCCGAGTATTTGCCCCTCTCTCAAGAAATACAGCAAGATGGAAAACTCTCCATAAGGCCAGGAGACAGCCAGAGTCCTATCCTtgttaatatgttgatttaataaaatactttaatcAAGTTTCTCTGCATTTACATGAGGAAGTCATAAGATTCTGCTGAACTTCAGTGACAGGTGCCACACTGATGACAAAACCTAATTAAAGAAACAacgataattaaaataaatgcttgttGTCACACATGTGCTTCATGAACTCATTTTGAGATGAGTTGTATACACAATATTCAACATTTCCACCATAATTGCACAGGAGAAAAGATATTTTGTcagtaaaatacaaatatttgaacagtaaaacaacttaataaaacagcaaatgtgttacatataacaaaaatatcaaaccatTCTTTCAGCCAACAAATACTGTAGACTGAATACATTTATAGCATTTAAAATTTGACAACTTGCCCCATTGCCAcagttttttaataataataaaaaataaataaagttgaacCTCTTAGTTAAAATAGCTGATTCTTGTCTTGAGTTTTTTGAATTAGACATATATATACGAAACCACTGCTAAAGACACATTTGtcatattatgacaaaatgtatttaatattaagtgaaatgtgaaatgtgcttgtttaatgtgtttaaattgATTCTCAAAAAGTCTGTGATTTTGAGTAAGGACCATTTGCATTTGACTTTGAATTATTTTGTGCAGTTAAAAATATAAGCTAGACAGCTCAAATAGGGTAGCACTTGTTACTGCACCAACATTAGCAAAGCTACTGCTCATTGAACAAAGCATCATTGTAGCACATGCAATTAACCTACCATAAGCTCTACTCTTCTGTACATTGGTAATGACAGAAACTCAAACATAACAGAAACTCTTTCAAATGTCAAACGTAACTGAACCTTAAACATTAACAGATGTTTCTCTTCACttaaaaacagataaaatagcaattaatttcaatatttactCTTCATATCTAGCCATATATACAATGCCAGGAactaacaattaaataaaactgcatAATTGAGCTAATTCTCTTAATATAAATAGGTAGCCTTCTTTACTTAATTTGATCAGCTTAATCAGTTTCTCAATTCAAGCCTCAAAACTGCTTAAGTTTccttaaaacatttcatagttTTATCAGTGAAATGTACTCAGTATTTCCTATAAAACACTGAATTTCTTTAATAACATATACAcactattttttaattatcaccttaatttttaaaatgaaaattacaagacccatgcttcattttttacagtgtgacaactagcccaaCTAGCTCTTCTGTTTCACTGAATGACTGAACcaatcacaaaaaaatctgGTTGCTTGCTATGACAATTATGGGTGTAGGCTGAATTTGTGCGCCTGACAGGTTTGTTGAAGGATCCCTGTGGTGAAGCACTACAGTGAAGAGTTCCTGTGCCAAAATCATTAAAACCCACTTTATCAGACCTGTTATTATTCTTCTCTGCTGTAGCAGAATAATTAGCTTCCCTTAGCCAATGCTTTCCTAAAAGACAAGTAACAACCAGCTATTTTCCGCATGTTTAATCAGGAACTGGcgcattaaaatgtaatggatCTGAAAGTTCATTTCTGATTAACACATCGATATAGTATTAATTCTCACTGCACATTTGCTAGCATCTAATAATATGTTGATATATAATTAAACTGTAATGCATTGTTTATGGGCAAAGCCCTGGCTGAACTGCTTGTGGTGTCTtgcttatattttattatttatggtaTGACAAATAATATTTCTATCTATTAATTTTCCTGAGAGCTGTGTCCACACTCCACAGAAGACATGCACACTAAATAAACATGCTTTTGAAATGCAAAACATGGCATGCCAGAACCTTGACCTGCTAATGTGGAGAGCACACAACACAAAGCTTTAATCTTCGGCATTTAAGTGCAGGACTCTCTCCAGAGCATTTTTCAGTGGAAATGCATGAATATAGCCTCTTCTAAAAGAGTCTATTTTAAATCTCCAGAGTTAGTGCAGTTCATAGAAATCTCCATTTTCCATGCATCTTGACGTAACTTTTCAATTACAATTTACACAAGCAATAAATTAGACCCCACTACACACAGACCTCAATCATTTGTACATGAAACGCAGCAACAAAATGAGGATAACAAGTGAGAAATAACCTCGTCCAGCCATTTAAATTAGCACCTCCTAAGATTATAGACACAAATCAAACATTTTGCATCAAAATTCAAGATCAGTGAGTATTTGATTATTTAGAATTTCCTTCTCAAGCTTCACCCCCACTTTCCTCTTAAATGCATGCTTTAACATGCCACTTTAATTGCACTACATGTTCGTGGGGGATTGCTTTGAACTTGACAAGGACAAAAATCAAAAGCAAGCATGTATAGTATACGACATATTTGACCCTTTTTTAAATTCCTTTGTTACAGCAATGAATTTTGGGGTTGACCTCCCCAGGTCAAATCAAAGTGTTTAAAATCTAATGTTTTTGAAGTGTATTTTCCACATATAAtcagttgtatttttaaatgaattaagaaCGATCATTTTCACCATTCCAAAATGGTTTCACCCACACTAcaactaaattatttattctTAATGCTAAAATATATTAGGTTTTCCTCAGAGAAATAGAGCACATTGAGTATCAAATgcgtttaaaaaataaaattaaaaaataaaataaataaaaaataatatatatatatatatatatatatatatcagaggtggtataaatgtatttacattacatAACAATCACTGGAAGcgcatgctaaaaaaaaaaaaaaaactctagtCTGTAGATACCCAAATAATCAGTTTATAATTGATTGACGGCTTAACCAGACTCAAAAGCCTTCATGTAAAAAGAGGtgatattttttactttcattttgattCAAAAACACCTTGCACACATGCTTTAAGACACATGAATGgatgtatgtttatttacttaCGTATGTCTTACAAACTGGTCAGTGGAACAgattaaaaatgtagtaaatatttgaaaaaagaCTTATCTGACATAAGTCAGCTTTCCTTTTTAAAAGTTGCAACAATGCTCACTGTAACTTAATGACATTGTGGTGGGTGTCTTGGATAGGCTACTGAATGCAGGGAATGTGCACTGGGCATgatgcactaaaaaaaaaaaaaaataggatagAGTAACCGAAAGAGTCTTACATACCATGTAGAACTGACACGCTTCATGTAAATGGTATGTCAGTATGACAGAGTTCATTTggaattattcattattttaggcttcattattttagtgtaaaaCATAGCTTTAAGACCCAGCAGAAACCAATGCCGGCTGGTTCCTTCAGCAGTGGGCGGAACTTATGGGCAAGCAGTAATCGTATTCACTAGCGCTCACATACAaagtaaaaattgtattttagcaAAATAGCTTGAGCAAATGCATACAATGGACCTCATTCATTAAACATTCGTAAATATAGGAGTACATTCTCAGTAATTTGTGCGTAAAACAATTAACTTCTCTATTGTTGTTCAGTTGTTGTACAAGTAGGATGATTGGTCGGTGTATTTGTCCCGCCCCTCCTCCATTGATTGGATGGCTGGGTAAAAAGTGACGGTGACAATCGCTGTGTTTTacccatagactgtaaaaaaagctGAACATTTTATCAACTctcagctacaaaaaaaaaaaaaagaaaacgcaCACGAAACGAGCAAACGaacttgtaaaatattataatggcagtgcatcaaaattcagtgtcatCAGTTTGCCAAAAAGAACAGAACGTTTTATGCACCATTTACAACTGGTAGGGAGCAGGTGTACATTTCTTTCGtaccaactaacattttgaaaatacgaACACTTTCATGAATCCGAAAATGTATGTCAGAACAGCTTTACGAACGATTTACACAAGAATTCGTGAATGAGGCCCAATGTGATATGTGAATATTTTATACAGTAAGCCTAGCACCCTGTCAGACCTTAATGCTCTTTATCTTAATAGCATTAGCTTTATTCATTATATCATATTCTTATATTAGTTTTATTGttataacatttttacattgaaTGACCAATCATGTCTCAAGCACTACCACCAGCCCATGATTcctttaaactaaataaaacaaaaatgaatgcatatttgtcatattaaactttatttattaaattctgttatataaaaatgcttgatttatgtttcttaaatgTTTTGTCGTTATGCTTTCAAATGATCACATACAggataaatgtatatttgtaaaaTGCTGTCATCTTGTGAAGAGAAGctgatttgatttttaattatgataTCTAAATGATAAAATCATCACAACTTTTTTGTATTCACTcaaaacatttatgtaaaattatCATGTGAATGaattcaacttaaaaaaaagccACAAACtgttctctttttatttaaaaaaagaagaaaaaaaaaaactattataattataattggATTGAAGATGGTCAATAAAATCTATGACTGGTGTTCTGTCATGTTTTAGAAAGACAGCAACTGTTCAGAATATCTGCTGAAAGGCAAACTGACCTTATAATGTCCTttttctgtaaaacaaaaacaaaaacattgcaacaggggaaaggctataaatagccaTTAGGGGTTTGACCAAGCTGTGTCAACACTACCACACTTGGATGGCTTTGCCAACACTCGGCCAGTAAAACAGCTTGGCCCAGGGCATCCCGCCGGCCTGAGGAATGGCAGGACAGCAGGCTGGACCTCTGGATCTTCACTGTCTCTCTAATGTCCTGCCAGCCAACAACCAAGCTGGATATGATAGACAATCTGGCTacagacaacaacaacagcgaTGTCACGAAGATTTCTGGGCTCACCAAATCACAATGGACTTGAATACATAAAATATGACATGAAAAACCTGTCTTTGTCTAGTTCTCTGATAATAGGTATAAATTACACAAGAAGGGATACAGATAAAAGCTAATAAGTGCCTTTTAATCTGTGACCTATGCCAGAAGCTCTTTGCATAATCAGAGACTATTAGCAGCCATGCTGTCAACGTGCAAATCATACAATGACTTTAAGGGACTTATCTCG from Onychostoma macrolepis isolate SWU-2019 chromosome 12, ASM1243209v1, whole genome shotgun sequence encodes:
- the kcnj19b gene encoding G protein-activated inward rectifier potassium channel 1 isoform X1 — protein: MSRQTPEGEFLPLDQRELDVGFGTGADQLFLVSPLTICHEINSNSPFFDLSQRSLMNEQFEIVVILEGIVETTGMTCQARTSYTEDEVLWGHRFLPVMSLEEGFFRVDYSEFHNTFEVPTPPYSVKEQDEKSSLPSPGPVLSPTLLDGHNRRERIFSFDGVHHTEEPGSKLPSKLQRMSSKNGKEVLKTGSTQPTEKASSMSDLPLRVQRLGSLVGQGEAENQLQLKPLKLGSEAHTQSAGELEHHRLVPVPAPVPGPSLNPLPASSGRPEDNLPPKLRRMNADH
- the kcnj19b gene encoding G protein-activated inward rectifier potassium channel 1 isoform X2, whose product is MNEQFEIVVILEGIVETTGMTCQARTSYTEDEVLWGHRFLPVMSLEEGFFRVDYSEFHNTFEVPTPPYSVKEQDEKSSLPSPGPVLSPTLLDGHNRRERIFSFDGVHHTEEPGSKLPSKLQRMSSKNGKEVLKTGSTQPTEKASSMSDLPLRVQRLGSLVGQGEAENQLQLKPLKLGSEAHTQSAGELEHHRLVPVPAPVPGPSLNPLPASSGRPEDNLPPKLRRMNADH